The window TTTATTAATGAGAAAAAGTCGAGACACAATGTGATCAacaaaagaaatgaaattacCTGaggcaaaatataaaaaataaaaaaaaaaacaattctcatttaatattcttttaaaatttaaatgattattatgtGATGACCCATTTTGTtccatattttaatatattattttttttctttgtttagatattttttttttaaatataatataatttttgactagagtagaaaaaatgaatgagGCATTGCGCTCTATGAACGACATTAacgatattaaaatttacaaaaaattatataagttttttttttttttgttgtaggaatttaacatatttagttaaatttatattttaatttttcgttattttattttttaaatgtatttaaaaaaaatttgttaattatttagtatgaattattgacaatttattaaattcccCACAAAACAATTGATCGATCGACGAtccttatttaatatttatttataattaattaatatttatatcatcgTTCAAATGGTCTTGCCAAAGTAACGAGCTAACATTCATACAAGTCATtttctaaacaaaaatttttttttatcattaacatttttatgCCTCGttacatacatatattcataatattgaaaaacatttttatagattttttttttagtattaagtTAATTtaggtttttgttttttattttatacatggaagttatcaacaatttatccATGAGATATTGGCAGAGATAACCAAGATTTTAACTATAATTTACACATCGTAAAAAGAatggtttttcttttaattttcatttatttttgtctcaCCTTGAATTTAACTGTGTACCTGGttgatttgtatattttttttaggcaAATAGTCCGTttacttttgttattatttcataaaattcatttgcaagtataaatataacaaaaaaaaaaaacatcaagatGTTTACATATACTCTTGTACTGTAATCAAAGAGAACTTGAAATTTGAATGAGCTGTTGTTGTATTCTGTTGTTGCAGATACTCAGCATCTTCAAGATTTTACCAATTCAAATAAGACATAATAAAATCTAAGCTTCACCCGTTATTTATATCAACCAGGactttaattcattaaaaaaacccacttatttataatgtaataaatttttggtttaatttatttttccatcgaCTATCTATTCTACTACGTTATACCCAGTATTTGATGGCAATCGATTTTAAAAGATTGTAcgacacgttttttttttatagtattgtgattttcttttcttcttcaattaatttcaattaatttttatttctattattattataattattatttttattaccctTAGCTTGATATTTTCAGCTCGATGAGTTTAATGTTCCTTCGATCATTGGCAACATTTGAAACTCGTTATCATCGTTCTTCAGAGTTCGTTATATAATTGACGCTTTCGACGCGATAAACTTAATTAAGCTTGTGCTGTTGacggtttttatatatatattttttttttgctttctttggttgttgttttgttttattttttgactagATAAAGTTAGAGCGATGAGGTAAtgtctatatataattaaattgatataataatgaataataattttcaaaaaaaaaaatgattttgactaaattttcaactatatatattgACACAATGAATGTGATACGTTAGAGGTATTCAACAATATCACATTTAATAGATATATTTGGACAACTAGCAATATTGGCACCATAACTGCCACTGCGAGTTGTACTTTTATGAcgttcatttaataatttttgaaatattggTAATATATCAAGATCTAATAGTTCACCATCAGACACAGCACTGTAcatctttgataaattattagttgAACCACTTACACCAATTGTACTACCACCAACAATATTTCTACTACTTATAATACCACCACGATTAATAACACTACCACTAGCACCACGATGATGACCACTACTACTACTAGTACCACAAATACCACCACCTCTTGGATTTGTGCttgaaaatttactattatgtATTGTTGCAACATTTGGACTGCTTTGTACGTATTCAAGACGAGCTTGTTGTCGTAGTTTTGATTCACTATGACGACATTCACGATGTTTACGTGATGGTGTACGATGACGACATTCTGTTACAACGTGACTTGAAATACCACGACTACGATTGCATTTTTCACGAGATCTTTCTGATACTGATCGTTGAATCATTGTTGCCATATTgtcatcatatttttctatgcaaaaaaataataataatgaatcattaaaatacttgaattaaatAGTTTACCAAgtactttgattttttttatttttattaaaaaatacgtgtataataaaattctttaaaatgggattttaaattttttaaaataaaacgaacGATTTAAAGTAACGagcattgaataaaaaaaaataaaaataaatataaaaatcgatATTGCTTgggtaataaaatttgtaataaatatagatagaaaatgaacgtaaaaaaaaaaaaaaaaaagtcaaatatataaatgaccGTAatagtcgaaaaaaaaaaaatatatatatacctgtaTCAGAGCAACTGGCATTGAGTAAAGCTGATACACTAGGAGAGCTGCCATTTTTACAATCACGATGTTTTTTCGATGTTATTTCTGTTGAGCCATTTaatatatgtgtatgtgtaCTACTAcgaccaccacctccaccaccaccGCCATGTTTTTCACACCTGTAACCAGTACCACCACTAATAAATCCAGTTGCTTTACGATGTGTACACTCGCCAATAGCATATGCACGTTCCATTGAGCCGAGGGACTCTTCAATTTTATCTGTCTTTGACACATTATCCGTTGATATATAACTAATAGTATTCGCTGGTACACTTGTTCGGCGTTTTTCAAAAAGTTCATGATGTGATTGAGCCAaaccattattttttactgatgATCGACGCTTTGttgaattttgatgatgacctttgggaaataaaaaatcaagaaattaaatcatcaagtacttgaaagtttttaaaagatatatataagaaaaatagaaatgcAATTACTTTGATGTCGATGTTTTGGTATAAATTGAACTGGTGGTGGTAAAATTGGTTGTTCAAGATAACGTTGTTCATGTAATTCACCAAATGATACATTTTTAGATGTtggaggtggtggtgttgGAAGTCTCGCACGAGTATCAACACatgtatcaattatttttttattaatatttattattttatcaattgacaaatttttatcttcaagtaCAACAATTTCTTCAGattcttcaatattttctgATACAAATTCGACATTTGTCTTACCATTGTTATTGGTTAATCCATGATTAGGACTTTTTTTAATCAGTGGCTCACTGTCTTTACCCTCgtcattgttatattttttttgagatgaTGGTGAGCCTGTTGCTGAAATTGTCATTAATGGTGTTCGCTCACTGTCACTCGCCAATTTACcaaaagatgttttttttctgatataaaataaaaacaagaaaatagaaaatagaagaaaaaaagtttagtcaataatataataaaaagaataagtttctttttttttgcgagtgagaatcaatttttatttttaagagaATGTAATATCCGATTTTTATAGATATTGAAAAACTTTAATAATGAGAAAATgggaagaagaaaaaaaaaaaataatttaaaattactttgcAATTGTTTGTTGTTCAGCTGCTCCAATGACGTTCACATATTCACCTTCAGGCTGAATTACTGTTGCCGAGTTTAAACTGTACAATGATACATCTGTTGTTTCAGTTGCCATAGAAGGACctgaaacataatttattaaattaaataaaatataataataattgtttttcatattattgaataaaatagtataaagtaatattaataatcagcTTGCATCTGAATAGATAATCAAAATTTCTAAAAGCTATATTAATTGCATGCAAAGAAAAGCATGTAATAAATTCCTTTTGTtctaaatttatgaattattattattttatgaattattattttagtctACTACTGTTGAATAAACCCTACAAATTCACCGTCATTTTATGAAACTGACCTTTGTGATTTTGTCTGCCGTTACGTTGTTGGACAGTGGACTCTAACAGATTTATAGaggttttaataaaaaaaaaaaacttttttaatatttacgagaaacaaaattaaaatttacatgagggattcatttgaataaaatttaaataataattaattttaagattaaaaatatttatataccttCTCGTTTGATGAGAGTTTCATTTTGTGGTACAGTTAGACGATTCATAGCttcttttgtattttgaaGTGTTCCATCATCTTCAAGTCGTCGAAGAaacatctaaaaataataaataattttaattttgaaatatttatttattatattaatcaaataacaaatataattacttGAAGTTCTGATTCTTTTTCTTGCAAttgttttctaaatttttgaTTAGTATAAGTTGCATCTTTAAGACGTTCTTCCATTTCACTGATATTTGAATCTCTTCTTGTTTTTGATGACGGTCTTAAAGTTGCTCTTATCATTCTTTTATCAATTGCACCCTGAGGATTTCTTCTTAATTCAAttaactacaaaaaaaaatataaaatttcaaatttaatttcattgcaatgataaaaatataattggtattgatgtaattgtatttttttattggaaataatGAGGTTAAGAATATTAAAACTTACTTTTGGCACAAATACGAGACAAAGTGTAGCTGTActacaaaatataatgaatactGAAAGCATTATAAACATTGTATCTTGTTTGTCAGCAAGTACAAAACTGATTGCTGCACCAGTAATGCACATTATCACAACATTGTAGACACTCATGCCAACGTATTTGCTATCATTTAATGCTGGTATACTGACATGGCGTGTTTCCCATGCCAAAAATGCACCAAATatctgtaataaaattatttttaaaatataattattattaaataattatattttttattattaacaaagatCTTTTAAAGTCCAgctaacatttttttaaattttcgaaaaatctaaatttcattttttacttatttctCGATCTTTTTAATCcatcattatataaaattggaaCGAAATAGACAATTTTGTCAGCAAGTTGTTAAATAGAACATAAATGttatcatagttttttttttttttttacatccaGACTTGCTAGAggtgtaaaaattttaatacttttcgAGTAAAAGACAAATAgccaaatgataataaaaaaatttttttacgatggaaattttaaaattttaataataataaaattagttatgatttagaatattaatttatgaacATTATCATACATGTACGaacataataaacaaatttcttaattaatttttgattgaataattaaaaatcgaTTTTGAAAAGGATCAAAACTAGtacaatgattttaaattaaatttattatttttaccttcaatattttgaatatcaaataaaatcaataaatcaaaaataatgatactatATAATAACTACCAGCCTGGATAGTAAAGCTGTCTTCTCATTCCCTCACTAGTTCATAATAAAGTCAATAATTTCAAAtgccaaataaaataaaattttattcaaatccAAAATAGCAtatgaaaattcataatatatattacttaaacttttttattatagtttttttttatttttcataaattattataagctAAATTGTTTACTAACTTTTAGTATGTTGactttcatcaatttattttcatgatatcatcagttataattatataatatcatAAACCACCGCCACAACTTTACTAAACTTTCCAATAACAAACTATGAATTAACCAAAACATTAAACTACTCTATTATCTGTCTCATTTTCtcttaatttttgatataacaTATTATTCATTACCAATTAtctattatttcaaaattccCAAATActcttttgtttattacaaCACTTTTAAGTGTATACAATTTactaaatgaatattattaaactcaCCATAAGCAGTCCTTTGTATGCATAAATACTACAAAGATATATTGTCATTCTGTTACTTTGGCAATATTCATTTTCTGGTATCATCATAATATCATCACTCGAAGGATgtggcttaaaaaaaaaatcatatacattattataaaattagaaattaaaattaaatgtgaaaattgttatttaattattagctTACATATGGTTCCATTTGTTTTGTTTCTCTATAAAAAGGATCAGCAACTTGCCACGTTGTCATTATTGCAAAGTCAATGACCAATAAAACTCCAACTACCATGAAAAGCTGATAATCCTTGATTACctatttgaataaaatgaaaaattaaattataataataccacTGTATGGATTGTggaattaaaacatttttttatatataattacttttttattgagCTTGACATCAGTAAATATAGAATGTACACGCCAAGTTTTTGAAAACATTGCACCAAATGCAAGTGAAAAACCTGCCATTAAGAGCCACGCCCTCGCAGTACAAATATATGGAAAAGCAGTTACACTTGATAGAGTTGAATCAAGACCAAGAAATATAACACTACTGTATGTTAACATACAtccaatgataattaaattattaagatgtggtgatgacattttaatatatctgaaaattcaaaaaacaaaaattcaaattttaattttaataattatgaataaataataataatcattatgtttattttaattatttaaaattaaacattcaaactaattatttgaatataaaatttaaatgggtcatttttattttaaatgaatttaatgaattttcaatgagataaaaaaaaaaaaaaaaatgataatgaaaataataagaataaaaataataataaagagaaaaaaaaaaaaaaaaattgatgagacTACTGGGAGGTCGAGCGACGACGGTTTTGCGCGTGCtttagacatttttttatatttttattctactttttttttttttcacttttttccAAGCTAAAAGATTCACGAATGTACAAACAAGAAAGTCCAGCAGCATTGCAAGCACACTGGGTGGtaaacaagatatttttttttcattttcattttggtatttttaactttttgactaaaatataatagtaaatttgcagaataatgaaattgagatgattgataatataatttaatcaaagctaacatatcaaaattaaattaatattatatttttataactataataatatttacttaaaattatacaattattcttgaatataatttgagataaaataataataataaaattataatagtgTAGTGTTTACTGactattttgttgttttttcaataataaaaaaaaatgttgaaaatgtaattaaattgttattcaaCAATTGGTATCAcagtatttttactttttatatatatatagctgaATCTATAATCTTCAGACAATACTGCAGTAGATTTTACAAAAGCTTTTAGAGAAATTCATGCTGAGTTGACAAtttgtcattgaaaaaataaataaaaaaataaaaaacaacatatataCCTTTGATTTCTGTATCTGATGTTGATGGCTAAAAAAATAGCAGCCATAACAATACCAACAGCAGCTGTTGTTGCAATAATTGAGTAAATTGTTATATTGACGGTTGAGTGTTCAATAACTTGTACAGTACGATCCTTTGGGGGTGATCGTCCACGCCAAACCATCGGTTGACCTCTACTGAGATCCAGTGTATCAGTAACACCATCATATTCTCCCACTTTAACTTCACTACCACCTGTAAATCATAAATCATAAATCTCTGtagacaatttaaaaaatcaattgaaattttatttacaaactaGTATTTATTGTAGATTATTTTACTAATGTTCTtggaaatttgatattatttatttgataattttagtttatttttattagattattttatattttaattatattgaatttcTGGATAAGATAGTATATGCCTATGGTGTGATTGTAATACGAACTAGTACACGTGTGGTTCTGAATGTTTTCTTGGAATATTTGTGAGGTCAGTATTGGTTTACAATGAATATTCTGATTGATACATTTAGTCTTGGTCTTGACTTTGCATTGACATGAtcgtttataataaaataaaatattcatcattattatataatagtagtaaaattaattaaattatttctttgataattcagaagaaaaaaaaaaaaaaatacgtg is drawn from Aphidius gifuensis isolate YNYX2018 linkage group LG3, ASM1490517v1, whole genome shotgun sequence and contains these coding sequences:
- the LOC122852268 gene encoding gamma-aminobutyric acid type B receptor subunit 2 isoform X1, which codes for MMAEYNLIMTINNCENFTKQKHSKRKRHYYFFLSHCNVTIIIGILVFINIFLLCDGQKPNNLGGVKRKDVYIAGLFPYGRHVPEHHIGRGVMPSVKLAVDHVNDNANVLRNYRLHMWWNDTACNAAVGVKAFFDMMHSGPHKVMLFGAACTQVTDPIAKASKHWRLTQLSYADTHPMFGSTSFPNFFRIVPSENAFNAPRVALLNHYNWTRVGTIYQNEPRYSLAHNRLVADLDDNKLEVVETQSFATEVSSALGKLKSKDVRIILGNFNEVWARKIFCEAYRYKMYGRKYQWVIMGTYTEEWWLGSDGGCAPSELAEALQGAILTDLLPLSTERHVTISGITPDEYQVEYDSRRGNEYSRFHGYTYDGIWAVALAIQHVSRRIRHYRRNQTVADFKYRDPLWEKLFLEALKNTSFEGVTGPVRFYDNERKAYILLKQFQSGSEVKVGEYDGVTDTLDLSRGQPMVWRGRSPPKDRTVQVIEHSTVNITIYSIIATTAAVGIVMAAIFLAINIRYRNQRYIKMSSPHLNNLIIIGCMLTYSSVIFLGLDSTLSSVTAFPYICTARAWLLMAGFSLAFGAMFSKTWRVHSIFTDVKLNKKVIKDYQLFMVVGVLLVIDFAIMTTWQVADPFYRETKQMEPYPHPSSDDIMMIPENEYCQSNRMTIYLCSIYAYKGLLMIFGAFLAWETRHVSIPALNDSKYVGMSVYNVVIMCITGAAISFVLADKQDTMFIMLSVFIIFCSTATLCLVFVPKLIELRRNPQGAIDKRMIRATLRPSSKTRRDSNISEMEERLKDATYTNQKFRKQLQEKESELQMFLRRLEDDGTLQNTKEAMNRLTVPQNETLIKREESTVQQRNGRQNHKGPSMATETTDVSLYSLNSATVIQPEGEYVNVIGAAEQQTIAKKKTSFGKLASDSERTPLMTISATGSPSSQKKYNNDEGKDSEPLIKKSPNHGLTNNNGKTNVEFVSENIEESEEIVVLEDKNLSIDKIININKKIIDTCVDTRARLPTPPPPTSKNVSFGELHEQRYLEQPILPPPVQFIPKHRHQSHHQNSTKRRSSVKNNGLAQSHHELFEKRRTSVPANTISYISTDNVSKTDKIEESLGSMERAYAIGECTHRKATGFISGGTGYRCEKHGGGGGGGGRSSTHTHILNGSTEITSKKHRDCKNGSSPSVSALLNASCSDTEKYDDNMATMIQRSVSERSREKCNRSRGISSHVVTECRHRTPSRKHRECRHSESKLRQQARLEYVQSSPNVATIHNSKFSSTNPRGGGICGTSSSSGHHRGASGSVINRGGIISSRNIVGGSTIGVSGSTNNLSKMYSAVSDGELLDLDILPIFQKLLNERHKSTTRSGSYGANIASCPNISIKCDIVEYL
- the LOC122852268 gene encoding gamma-aminobutyric acid type B receptor subunit 2 isoform X2, with translation MMAEYNLIMTINNCENFTKQKHSKRKRHYYFFLSHCNVTIIIGILVFINIFLLCDGQKPNNLGGVKRKDVYIAGLFPYGRHVPEHHIGRGVMPSVKLAVDHVNDNANVLRNYRLHMWWNDTACNAAVGVKAFFDMMHSGPHKVMLFGAACTQVTDPIAKASKHWRLTQLSYADTHPMFGSTSFPNFFRIVPSENAFNAPRVALLNHYNWTRVGTIYQNEPRYSLAHNRLVADLDDNKLEVVETQSFATEVSSALGKLKSKDVRIILGNFNEVWARKIFCEAYRYKMYGRKYQWVIMGTYTEEWWLGSDGGCAPSELAEALQGAILTDLLPLSTERHVTISGITPDEYQVEYDSRRGNEYSRFHGYTYDGIWAVALAIQHVSRRIRHYRRNQTVADFKYRDPLWEKLFLEALKNTSFEGVTGPVRFYDNERKAYILLKQFQSGSEVKVGEYDGVTDTLDLSRGQPMVWRGRSPPKDRTVQVIEHSTVNITIYSIIATTAAVGIVMAAIFLAINIRYRNQRYIKMSSPHLNNLIIIGCMLTYSSVIFLGLDSTLSSVTAFPYICTARAWLLMAGFSLAFGAMFSKTWRVHSIFTDVKLNKKVIKDYQLFMVVGVLLVIDFAIMTTWQVADPFYRETKQMEPYPHPSSDDIMMIPENEYCQSNRMTIYLCSIYAYKGLLMIFGAFLAWETRHVSIPALNDSKYVGMSVYNVVIMCITGAAISFVLADKQDTMFIMLSVFIIFCSTATLCLVFVPKLIELRRNPQGAIDKRMIRATLRPSSKTRRDSNISEMEERLKDATYTNQKFRKQLQEKESELQMFLRRLEDDGTLQNTKEAMNRLTVPQNETLIKREGPSMATETTDVSLYSLNSATVIQPEGEYVNVIGAAEQQTIAKKKTSFGKLASDSERTPLMTISATGSPSSQKKYNNDEGKDSEPLIKKSPNHGLTNNNGKTNVEFVSENIEESEEIVVLEDKNLSIDKIININKKIIDTCVDTRARLPTPPPPTSKNVSFGELHEQRYLEQPILPPPVQFIPKHRHQSHHQNSTKRRSSVKNNGLAQSHHELFEKRRTSVPANTISYISTDNVSKTDKIEESLGSMERAYAIGECTHRKATGFISGGTGYRCEKHGGGGGGGGRSSTHTHILNGSTEITSKKHRDCKNGSSPSVSALLNASCSDTEKYDDNMATMIQRSVSERSREKCNRSRGISSHVVTECRHRTPSRKHRECRHSESKLRQQARLEYVQSSPNVATIHNSKFSSTNPRGGGICGTSSSSGHHRGASGSVINRGGIISSRNIVGGSTIGVSGSTNNLSKMYSAVSDGELLDLDILPIFQKLLNERHKSTTRSGSYGANIASCPNISIKCDIVEYL